In Lycium ferocissimum isolate CSIRO_LF1 chromosome 3, AGI_CSIRO_Lferr_CH_V1, whole genome shotgun sequence, the genomic window TATACCCACACCTAATTTTTATACCAAACTACGTTAATTCACTATGGTTGACTCATGACATAGAGGCGAGAATACATACTAGTTAATCAAAGATTAAGTGATAGAATTTTATGTAATAGATGTGTCTCTATTCATTGGTTTGATGTAAATACTCGCAAGGCAAATACAACAGAATCAGTTTACAACAAGGATATCAATGAGCTGAAAGTAAAATGAGAGGTAGTTTCAGAACATCTCCTTAAATTATATTATGTACTAAAATTACTTTGACGTGATGAAAATATTCTTGGTTAATAATCTCCTTTCCAAAGCCATAATAACCAAACGCATACCCATGAAAGGTAAATAAAACAAAGAATTAGACAAGCAAAGCAAACTGTCTTGCTTTTTTTGGGGTTTCCCACCTGGTGCCCGGTACCCGCATTGGGGCCTGACTAAATCCCGATTCACGCCAGGAAGTCCTAGGGTAAAACACtccttaacaaaagccacacAGTACCCAGCCTCATAAGGTGAAAATAGATCAAACACATGGCTTAATATCAGTCTTCAAACAACCTCTATACATCAGAATACTTCAGCAAGAAAGTCATTATATTTGGTTTCCTAAAATACTACTAAATCCTAAACACCTCTGATGATCAGCCTTTTTTCAAAGTTTTAATTTCCCCTAGCCTTTTCCAGGTCTGGAAGATCTGCAATTAAGAGACAAAATTAATGTCAAAACTCGGAAAGCACCATCTCCTATCAAATAACTTGCTACTATCTAGCTGAGTACAAACAAACAAGCAAACATGGAACTTTTATCCGCTTTTGCGCAATTAAATAACCAGAATACACGAGAAAATCAACAGCTATATAAATGTCGTTTTGTTAACTTggaagagattaaaaaaaaaaaaaaaaatcgtcagGCAGATACTagtgatcaagaaaaaggaaaaaagacaCTATGGCAGAGAAGAAAAGAGATATAGAGGGCCACTAACTTACACACTGGGAGAGACCAAGATTAAAGCTAACGGGTGTTATGTAATCGATATACTTATAGGATCTACGTTTTATTTTGATCCTAAAGTGTCTTTTAGCATTTCACAAAGTGAGGTTTCCCTGTAGGAATAAACAAAAGTTGTCTTTGTTTAGTAACTTGTCCTTGTCCCTcccattttctcattttctcctCCTCTGTTTCTCTCCTTTAAAATTTATCCAAACTACGAACCTTGTCCTCCTATACTCATTCCTTTCCTTTATCTCCCTTTCTTCCAGTCTCTCTAACTTCCTTGTCTCTTCACTGTCATTCGAGTATAAAAAGTTGTTCATACTGATGAATTGTAAGAAGAGTTGACTGAAAAAACTTAACATCGCATCTGATGTGTACAACAAATTAAAGCTATATGTGAACTAGTGTCTAGTGCAATCAGATAGGAAAAAACTCACAGAGCATTCCTCCATCATCGCTGCTCTCCTCATCATCTTCTCCGGTGTACTAAAAAAAGATATATTCAAGTCAAATAACTATGATCAAAGTCGTTAACATTATTcgcataaaatatatttaactaGATTAGGGTAGGCCTTACCACAACACCATCATCATCAGAGTCCGCTGCATGGAACAGAAATCTGGATTAGCTCTATGAGTATATTAGGATACAACACATAACTACAACATGAAGCAACTATGTcaattgttttaaaattttaaacaaaCTAGACCCCCAGGttttggtctagtggtaagaCCACAATGTGCAATGTGCGGGTTAGGCGCACGTCACATGTTCGAATATTGATGTAGGTAAAAAtatggtatttaagtggagacGGGTAGAGGGGTGGGTTCATTATCCATCGAGTTTCAGACCTTCTACTCCTTTAGTCAGGCATGAAAAGTTTGATTAGAGATAGACAGACTTTTAAAACACTCAACCTGCAGTCCGATTaccaaaagtttcctttgaTCAATCAAATGAAACATATTGCAGAGGaagtagaaagaaaaagaaaacaaaagtatTGATAATATTTCATTTGTGACTTAGCTCCTACTCCAaagcataaaaaaataaaagggggaaggatggaGATGGAGTTGAGTTACAAATTAACGCGAGATTCAAGAGAAAAACAATAGTAAGATTTGCTGAACAGGAAGGAGGCTTACCGCTTACCACTTACCAGCATTAGGATTCCTAAAATACCTAAATCCTCTAATTTTCTgataaattaatttaaatttaaggATGCAAGTGATATGCAGGCAACTCACAATATTCTTCGTCATCTTCATCACACCATTTGTTCCAATCGACCTTGAGGTATGGAGCGGGCTTCTCTTCAGTCTTCAATAATCTTGGCCACCAGCCTTTTTGCTCCTTTTGGATTGAGCAGATGATATTTCTCAACCCAATATTAGTTTTACAGCGCTGCATCAAGAAAGCATTCTATGATATCAACCATGAGAATTTTATAACCTTCAAACCAAAATCTAAATGAAGAAATGTACAGTTCAAATGTAACATTGCTTTAATAGAATAAACTTTTCACATCTCATATAAAGGGAGCAAGGCAGTATCCTATTATTCAAGCAAAAAGTAACAGAAAGATTCTTTAAGTCATGACAAGCCAGACATAAACAGCCTCAATGACATATCTCAACTAGGAAATGCAATATCCAACTATCATAGAGAAAAGAAACCAAGAATAAGACCTCTCCATATATCCGACAAAAGCTAATTCTCTTGCCATTCCCTACTTTCAATCTTACCTTGTTTTGAAATTCCTCACAATATTTTCTGATCATGTTCCATACAACAACACCTTAGCCCCTCCCACTGCTCTAATATCCCAATGTCCAACTTTACCATACAATATCTTGCCTAAACTTGACTAATCTGATAGTTGGTATTGTTCCCATTTTGCACTCACTTAATAGCCACTTGACATTCATAAGCGTGCGCAAACTAGTATTGTGATGGTTTAGGCAAAATAGGTCAGGTaccaattttagaaaaataaaagatactGTGCAAGTTGGCCATAAGGTACATACACTAGGTTGCATATCCCTTTCAACTTGATAACTGCTAGAATCACCAAGTATAAAGGAACAGATTAATAATCACGAGCGGCGTGCTTACATATGCTGCATTCTAATCTATCATCAAGACAgagtaaaattaaaaaaaaaaaaaaaaaaatctcgctATTTAATAGATAAAATGGGTAGAGCATATGTATACTAAGCACTGTTCTAGGTTAATTGTATAAATTCACTTCCAAAAGCATATAACATTTAAATGCAAAACATAACTACCTACATGATACCAAGTTACCAAACTCTAGAATAAAGTATACAAGCAAAGACAATTCAAAGTCACAAACGTAGGCCAGTGGGTGCACGATCTTATACACACACTTCGTAAAAGTGTGACAATTTTTTATATCCATTTATATAGTTCAAACCCAAGGCAGAGGGCAGATCCACCTCTAGTCATGAACCATCGCAAAAAAGGTGTTACAACAGCTGTGATTTGTGAAACCCATTAGAAATCACAGCAATAAACTATGCATCCTGATTCAAAACTGCT contains:
- the LOC132049358 gene encoding co-chaperone protein p23-2 isoform X2; this translates as MSRHPEVLWAQRSEKVYLTISLPDAKDVSLKCEPNGVFNFSAVGVHGDPFSVTLQLYGNISPERCKTNIGLRNIICSIQKEQKGWWPRLLKTEEKPAPYLKVDWNKWCDEDDEEYSDSDDDGVVYTGEDDEESSDDGGMLYLPDLEKARGN
- the LOC132049358 gene encoding co-chaperone protein p23-2 isoform X1, which codes for MCSRHPEVLWAQRSEKVYLTISLPDAKDVSLKCEPNGVFNFSAVGVHGDPFSVTLQLYGNISPERCKTNIGLRNIICSIQKEQKGWWPRLLKTEEKPAPYLKVDWNKWCDEDDEEYSDSDDDGVVYTGEDDEESSDDGGMLYLPDLEKARGN